In Aegilops tauschii subsp. strangulata cultivar AL8/78 chromosome 3, Aet v6.0, whole genome shotgun sequence, one genomic interval encodes:
- the LOC109756811 gene encoding rust resistance kinase Lr10 isoform X3 codes for MEDALIAPLMQNPKRRTTLAWWILPMVATSFMNSSPSLFEFSSIFTATGIDRVLWLPSTREPQMWLPMMLLKNKNAGKHVCSTIQMQLALGPTRFAYTDITAITSHFRDKLGQGGYGSVYKGVLPGDIHVAIKMLVSSMSNGEEFISEVSSIGSIHHVNVVRLVGFCSEEMRRALVYEYMPHGSLEKYIFSPEKSFSWDKLNQIALGIARGIDYLHRGCDMQILHFDIKPHNILLDSDFTPKVADFGLAKLYPRDNSFLPVSAARGTVGYIAPEMVSRSFGAISSKSDVYSFGMLLLEMAGGRRNVDPQASRSQTYYPSWVYNQLSRQEVGGISEVVGIHQVERKLCIVALWCIQMKPDDRPAMSEVLDMLEAGIDGLEMPPEPFFCGDEFAPAADSSVLSEISTFPE; via the exons ATGGAGGATGCGCTGATTGCACCCTTGATGCAG AATCCCAAGAGACGGACCACATTAGCATGGTGGATTCTACCAATGGTTGCAACTTCATTCATGAATTCTTCTCCATCGCTCTTTGAGTTCTCCAGCATCTTTACTGCCACAG GGATCGATAGAGTGCTGTGGCTGCCGTCAACAAGAGAACCACAAATGTGGCTACCGATGATGTTGCTGAAAAACAAGAATGCAGGCAAACA TGTTTGCAGTACTATCCAG ATGCAACTAGCCCTTGGCCCAACAAGGTTCGCTTACACAGACATCACTGCGATCACTAGCCACTTCAGAGACAAGCTGGGCCAAGGAGGCTATGGGTCCGTGTACAAAGGTGTGCTTCCCGGTGACATCCATGTTGCCATCAAAATGTTGGTCAGTTCCATGTCCAATGGAGAAGAATTCATCAGTGAGGTGTCCAGCATCGGAAGCATTCACCATGTCAACGTAGTGCGTCTGGTGGGTTTCTGCTCGGAGGAAATGAGGAGGGCTCTTGTCTATGAGTACATGCCTCATGGATCTCTTGAGAAGTACATCTTCTCGCCCGAGAAGAGTTTCTCCTGGGACAAGCTCAATCAGATTGCTCTGGGCATTGCCAGAGGGATCGACTATCTGCACCGAGGGTGCGATATGCAGATATTACATTTCGACATCAAGCCTCACAACATCCTGTTGGACAGTGACTTCACCCCAAAAGTCGCTGACTTTGGACTGGCGAAACTGTACCCCAGGGACAACAGCTTTTTGCCGGTGAGCGCTGCGCGGGGAACAGTTGGCTACATAGCTCCCGAGATGGTGTCCCGTAGCTTTGGCGCCATATCTTCGAAGTCTGATGTCTATAGCTTTGGGATGTTGTTGCTGGAGATGGCCGGGGGGCGGAGGAACGTGGACCCACAAGCGTCAAGAAGCCAGACGTACTACCCGTCATGGGTGTACAATCAGCTGTCTCGGCAAGAGGTGGGTGGGATCTCGGAGGTTGTTGGTATCCATCAGGTCGAGAGGAAGCTGTGCATCGTTGCGCTGTGGTGCATCCAGATGAAGCCAGACGACCGGCCAGCCATGAGCGAGGTGCTAGACATGCTCGAAGCTGGCATCGATGGCCTCGAGATGCCTCCCGAGCCCTTCTTCTGCGGGGACGAGTTCGCCCCTGCTGCAGATTCTTCAGTATTATCAGAGATAAGTACATTCCCAGAGTGA
- the LOC109756811 gene encoding LEAF RUST 10 DISEASE-RESISTANCEUS RECEPTOR-LIKE PROTEIN KINASE-like 2.5 isoform X1: protein MTNSVAFPRSVILQALAISSTVSVFLTKTGAEDTLGQAVCPSFSCGHLQDIHNPFRLRGDPPGCGVQEYELVCSDDQAIIQVNTGRYFITNISYPDSVFWVVDASLDNSSCPIPERNQHPYIHILRSDYMFLLYMRTVKWAAFVSCSRMMKDNLIYKPVACRSTNTSFVYVLSTMQSYQVQNVEPSCGYLAMTPLGSWGPGPNDYYSTYDYEDIVKFMRDGFAFRFPFPAPEWTYPWILKTCLKNSRSDFHEQMSSSSIQNKISVIFAIDVRFLGCVKNNSLSDYTKLYWAVLVIVSAISIMKLIIVFAVLSRLVFAPLSVLIFLGYKYWKTKVVIDAVEKFLQMQLALGPTRFAYTDITAITSHFRDKLGQGGYGSVYKGVLPGDIHVAIKMLVSSMSNGEEFISEVSSIGSIHHVNVVRLVGFCSEEMRRALVYEYMPHGSLEKYIFSPEKSFSWDKLNQIALGIARGIDYLHRGCDMQILHFDIKPHNILLDSDFTPKVADFGLAKLYPRDNSFLPVSAARGTVGYIAPEMVSRSFGAISSKSDVYSFGMLLLEMAGGRRNVDPQASRSQTYYPSWVYNQLSRQEVGGISEVVGIHQVERKLCIVALWCIQMKPDDRPAMSEVLDMLEAGIDGLEMPPEPFFCGDEFAPAADSSVLSEISTFPE from the exons ATGACGAACTCCGTTGCATTTCCACGTTCTGTTATACTCCAAGCATTAGCAATCTCCTCCACAGTTTCAGTTTTTCTAACAAAGACTGGAGCGGAAGATACTCTGGGGCAAGCAGTTTGCCCCTCTTTCTCCTGTGGGCATCTCCAAGACATCCACAATCCTTTTCGATTGCGAGGGGATCCACCTGGTTGTGGTGTTCAAGAATACGAGCTTGTTTGTAGCGATGACCAGGCTATAATTCAAGTCAATACGGGAAGGTACTTCATCACCAACATCTCCTACCCCGACTCTGTTTTCTGGGTTGTTGATGCCAGTTTGGATAATAGCAGCTGCCCTATTCCTGAGAGGAATCAACATCCTTATATCCATATATTGAGATCAGATTACATGTTCCTGTTATATATGCGTACGGTTAAATGGGCTGCCTTTGTCAGTTGTTCACGCATGATGAAAGATAATCTTATTTATAAGCCTGTCGCTTGCCGGAGTACGAACACTTCTTTTGTTTATGTGTTGAGTACCATGCAATCCTATCAGGTTCAGAATGTTGAGCCTTCATGTGGATACTTGGCCATGACTCCTTTGGGAAGCTGGGGTCCGGGGCCAAATGATTATTATTCAACTTATGATTATGAAGATATTGTAAAATTTATGAGGGATGGGTTTGCTTTTAGATTTCCTTTCCCAGCTCCAGAATGGACATATCCTTGGATCCTCAAGACATGCCTGAAAAATTCAAGGAG CGACTTCCACGAACAGATGTCTAGTTCAAGCATCCAAAATAAGATTTCTGTGATTTTTGCCATCGACGTGCGTTTCTTGGGATGTGTAAAAAACAACTCCTTGTCTGACTACACTAAATTATATTGGGCTGTGTTGGTCATAGTATCTGCTATAAGTATCATGAAGCTCATTATCG TGTTTGCAGTACTATCCAGGTTAGTCTTTGCACCGTTGTCTGTATTGATCTTCCTTGGCTACAAGTACTGGAAAACAAAGGTAGTAATTGACGCAGTTGAGAAGTTCCTCCAGATGCAACTAGCCCTTGGCCCAACAAGGTTCGCTTACACAGACATCACTGCGATCACTAGCCACTTCAGAGACAAGCTGGGCCAAGGAGGCTATGGGTCCGTGTACAAAGGTGTGCTTCCCGGTGACATCCATGTTGCCATCAAAATGTTGGTCAGTTCCATGTCCAATGGAGAAGAATTCATCAGTGAGGTGTCCAGCATCGGAAGCATTCACCATGTCAACGTAGTGCGTCTGGTGGGTTTCTGCTCGGAGGAAATGAGGAGGGCTCTTGTCTATGAGTACATGCCTCATGGATCTCTTGAGAAGTACATCTTCTCGCCCGAGAAGAGTTTCTCCTGGGACAAGCTCAATCAGATTGCTCTGGGCATTGCCAGAGGGATCGACTATCTGCACCGAGGGTGCGATATGCAGATATTACATTTCGACATCAAGCCTCACAACATCCTGTTGGACAGTGACTTCACCCCAAAAGTCGCTGACTTTGGACTGGCGAAACTGTACCCCAGGGACAACAGCTTTTTGCCGGTGAGCGCTGCGCGGGGAACAGTTGGCTACATAGCTCCCGAGATGGTGTCCCGTAGCTTTGGCGCCATATCTTCGAAGTCTGATGTCTATAGCTTTGGGATGTTGTTGCTGGAGATGGCCGGGGGGCGGAGGAACGTGGACCCACAAGCGTCAAGAAGCCAGACGTACTACCCGTCATGGGTGTACAATCAGCTGTCTCGGCAAGAGGTGGGTGGGATCTCGGAGGTTGTTGGTATCCATCAGGTCGAGAGGAAGCTGTGCATCGTTGCGCTGTGGTGCATCCAGATGAAGCCAGACGACCGGCCAGCCATGAGCGAGGTGCTAGACATGCTCGAAGCTGGCATCGATGGCCTCGAGATGCCTCCCGAGCCCTTCTTCTGCGGGGACGAGTTCGCCCCTGCTGCAGATTCTTCAGTATTATCAGAGATAAGTACATTCCCAGAGTGA
- the LOC109756812 gene encoding rust resistance kinase Lr10, with amino-acid sequence MFEALVVALLFSVLNYGINRATASGDGDFFHNCAPSRCSEEGTEIRFPFRLATSPQSCGAPGLELACSREADTILLHPILGLCKVTAIDYRYGGLNVIPLEESWTRCPLQKISTTNLSTSVYIPDSYGGEIANLVRCSRELIPTEKTGTRPGLGDSIVGPISCLSNTSQFIYLMDGSEPMYILPLDCTVVSNGILMPADYDIKSTMLFTDRARRVIAFGETTLTWSVPNMTDICLDCERNGHSCGFSSQRRQAFCKRQGSRVKVIAGIMHTFCCILLLFLHLTHI; translated from the exons ATGTTTGAAGCTTTGGTTGTAGCTCTGTTGTTCTCTGTTCTTAACTATGGAATCAACAGAGCCACAGCAAGTGGTGATGGAGATTTCTTCCATAACTGCGCACCATCAAGGTGCAGCGAAGAAGGCACAGAGATCCGATTTCCGTTCCGCCTTGCAACCAGCCCCCAATCGTGCGGAGCACCTGGCTTGGAGCTAGCATGTTCTAGGGAAGCAGATACCATCCTACTTCACCCAATTCTTGGACTATGCAAGGTCACTGCAATTGACTACAGGTATGGTGGCCTAAATGTCATCCCGCTTGAAGAATCATGGACTAGGTGCCCGCTTCAGAAGATCTCTACCACCAATCTATCAACTAGTGTATACATACCTGACAGTTACGGAGGTGAAATTGCAAACCTGGTACGCTGTTCAAGAGAGTTGATACCAACGGAGAAGACCGGTACAAGACCAGGTCTGGGGGACAGTATTGTTGGCCCAATCTCTTGCCTGAGCAACACAAGCCAGTTCATATATTTGATGGACGGCAGTGAACCAATGTATATTCTTCCCTTAGACTGCACAGTGGTTTCAAACGGTATTTTGATGCCGGCAGATTATGATATCAAATCTACTATGTTATTCACCGACAGAGCCAGAAGGGTCATTGCATTTGGTGAGACAACCTTGACTTGGTCAGTTCCTAACATGACCGACATTTGTCTAGACTGCGAGCGAAACGGGCATTCCTGCGGATTCAGCTCACAACGCAGGCAAGCATTCTGCAAGCGCCAAG GTTCACGTGTGAAAGTCATTGCAGGTATTATGCATACATTTTGTTGTATATTACTCTTATTCTTGCATCTTACCCATATATAA
- the LOC109756811 gene encoding rust resistance kinase Lr10 isoform X2 — MTPLGSWGPGPNDYYSTYDYEDIVKFMRDGFAFRFPFPAPEWTYPWILKTCLKNSRSDFHEQMSSSSIQNKISVIFAIDVRFLGCVKNNSLSDYTKLYWAVLVIVSAISIMKLIIVFAVLSRLVFAPLSVLIFLGYKYWKTKVVIDAVEKFLQMQLALGPTRFAYTDITAITSHFRDKLGQGGYGSVYKGVLPGDIHVAIKMLVSSMSNGEEFISEVSSIGSIHHVNVVRLVGFCSEEMRRALVYEYMPHGSLEKYIFSPEKSFSWDKLNQIALGIARGIDYLHRGCDMQILHFDIKPHNILLDSDFTPKVADFGLAKLYPRDNSFLPVSAARGTVGYIAPEMVSRSFGAISSKSDVYSFGMLLLEMAGGRRNVDPQASRSQTYYPSWVYNQLSRQEVGGISEVVGIHQVERKLCIVALWCIQMKPDDRPAMSEVLDMLEAGIDGLEMPPEPFFCGDEFAPAADSSVLSEISTFPE, encoded by the exons ATGACTCCTTTGGGAAGCTGGGGTCCGGGGCCAAATGATTATTATTCAACTTATGATTATGAAGATATTGTAAAATTTATGAGGGATGGGTTTGCTTTTAGATTTCCTTTCCCAGCTCCAGAATGGACATATCCTTGGATCCTCAAGACATGCCTGAAAAATTCAAGGAG CGACTTCCACGAACAGATGTCTAGTTCAAGCATCCAAAATAAGATTTCTGTGATTTTTGCCATCGACGTGCGTTTCTTGGGATGTGTAAAAAACAACTCCTTGTCTGACTACACTAAATTATATTGGGCTGTGTTGGTCATAGTATCTGCTATAAGTATCATGAAGCTCATTATCG TGTTTGCAGTACTATCCAGGTTAGTCTTTGCACCGTTGTCTGTATTGATCTTCCTTGGCTACAAGTACTGGAAAACAAAGGTAGTAATTGACGCAGTTGAGAAGTTCCTCCAGATGCAACTAGCCCTTGGCCCAACAAGGTTCGCTTACACAGACATCACTGCGATCACTAGCCACTTCAGAGACAAGCTGGGCCAAGGAGGCTATGGGTCCGTGTACAAAGGTGTGCTTCCCGGTGACATCCATGTTGCCATCAAAATGTTGGTCAGTTCCATGTCCAATGGAGAAGAATTCATCAGTGAGGTGTCCAGCATCGGAAGCATTCACCATGTCAACGTAGTGCGTCTGGTGGGTTTCTGCTCGGAGGAAATGAGGAGGGCTCTTGTCTATGAGTACATGCCTCATGGATCTCTTGAGAAGTACATCTTCTCGCCCGAGAAGAGTTTCTCCTGGGACAAGCTCAATCAGATTGCTCTGGGCATTGCCAGAGGGATCGACTATCTGCACCGAGGGTGCGATATGCAGATATTACATTTCGACATCAAGCCTCACAACATCCTGTTGGACAGTGACTTCACCCCAAAAGTCGCTGACTTTGGACTGGCGAAACTGTACCCCAGGGACAACAGCTTTTTGCCGGTGAGCGCTGCGCGGGGAACAGTTGGCTACATAGCTCCCGAGATGGTGTCCCGTAGCTTTGGCGCCATATCTTCGAAGTCTGATGTCTATAGCTTTGGGATGTTGTTGCTGGAGATGGCCGGGGGGCGGAGGAACGTGGACCCACAAGCGTCAAGAAGCCAGACGTACTACCCGTCATGGGTGTACAATCAGCTGTCTCGGCAAGAGGTGGGTGGGATCTCGGAGGTTGTTGGTATCCATCAGGTCGAGAGGAAGCTGTGCATCGTTGCGCTGTGGTGCATCCAGATGAAGCCAGACGACCGGCCAGCCATGAGCGAGGTGCTAGACATGCTCGAAGCTGGCATCGATGGCCTCGAGATGCCTCCCGAGCCCTTCTTCTGCGGGGACGAGTTCGCCCCTGCTGCAGATTCTTCAGTATTATCAGAGATAAGTACATTCCCAGAGTGA
- the LOC109756811 gene encoding rust resistance kinase Lr10 isoform X5, producing the protein MQANMFAVLSRLVFAPLSVLIFLGYKYWKTKVVIDAVEKFLQMQLALGPTRFAYTDITAITSHFRDKLGQGGYGSVYKGVLPGDIHVAIKMLVSSMSNGEEFISEVSSIGSIHHVNVVRLVGFCSEEMRRALVYEYMPHGSLEKYIFSPEKSFSWDKLNQIALGIARGIDYLHRGCDMQILHFDIKPHNILLDSDFTPKVADFGLAKLYPRDNSFLPVSAARGTVGYIAPEMVSRSFGAISSKSDVYSFGMLLLEMAGGRRNVDPQASRSQTYYPSWVYNQLSRQEVGGISEVVGIHQVERKLCIVALWCIQMKPDDRPAMSEVLDMLEAGIDGLEMPPEPFFCGDEFAPAADSSVLSEISTFPE; encoded by the exons ATGCAGGCAAACA TGTTTGCAGTACTATCCAGGTTAGTCTTTGCACCGTTGTCTGTATTGATCTTCCTTGGCTACAAGTACTGGAAAACAAAGGTAGTAATTGACGCAGTTGAGAAGTTCCTCCAGATGCAACTAGCCCTTGGCCCAACAAGGTTCGCTTACACAGACATCACTGCGATCACTAGCCACTTCAGAGACAAGCTGGGCCAAGGAGGCTATGGGTCCGTGTACAAAGGTGTGCTTCCCGGTGACATCCATGTTGCCATCAAAATGTTGGTCAGTTCCATGTCCAATGGAGAAGAATTCATCAGTGAGGTGTCCAGCATCGGAAGCATTCACCATGTCAACGTAGTGCGTCTGGTGGGTTTCTGCTCGGAGGAAATGAGGAGGGCTCTTGTCTATGAGTACATGCCTCATGGATCTCTTGAGAAGTACATCTTCTCGCCCGAGAAGAGTTTCTCCTGGGACAAGCTCAATCAGATTGCTCTGGGCATTGCCAGAGGGATCGACTATCTGCACCGAGGGTGCGATATGCAGATATTACATTTCGACATCAAGCCTCACAACATCCTGTTGGACAGTGACTTCACCCCAAAAGTCGCTGACTTTGGACTGGCGAAACTGTACCCCAGGGACAACAGCTTTTTGCCGGTGAGCGCTGCGCGGGGAACAGTTGGCTACATAGCTCCCGAGATGGTGTCCCGTAGCTTTGGCGCCATATCTTCGAAGTCTGATGTCTATAGCTTTGGGATGTTGTTGCTGGAGATGGCCGGGGGGCGGAGGAACGTGGACCCACAAGCGTCAAGAAGCCAGACGTACTACCCGTCATGGGTGTACAATCAGCTGTCTCGGCAAGAGGTGGGTGGGATCTCGGAGGTTGTTGGTATCCATCAGGTCGAGAGGAAGCTGTGCATCGTTGCGCTGTGGTGCATCCAGATGAAGCCAGACGACCGGCCAGCCATGAGCGAGGTGCTAGACATGCTCGAAGCTGGCATCGATGGCCTCGAGATGCCTCCCGAGCCCTTCTTCTGCGGGGACGAGTTCGCCCCTGCTGCAGATTCTTCAGTATTATCAGAGATAAGTACATTCCCAGAGTGA
- the LOC109756811 gene encoding rust resistance kinase Lr10 isoform X4 produces the protein MVATSFMNSSPSLFEFSSIFTATGIDRVLWLPSTREPQMWLPMMLLKNKNAGKHVCSTIQMQLALGPTRFAYTDITAITSHFRDKLGQGGYGSVYKGVLPGDIHVAIKMLVSSMSNGEEFISEVSSIGSIHHVNVVRLVGFCSEEMRRALVYEYMPHGSLEKYIFSPEKSFSWDKLNQIALGIARGIDYLHRGCDMQILHFDIKPHNILLDSDFTPKVADFGLAKLYPRDNSFLPVSAARGTVGYIAPEMVSRSFGAISSKSDVYSFGMLLLEMAGGRRNVDPQASRSQTYYPSWVYNQLSRQEVGGISEVVGIHQVERKLCIVALWCIQMKPDDRPAMSEVLDMLEAGIDGLEMPPEPFFCGDEFAPAADSSVLSEISTFPE, from the exons ATGGTTGCAACTTCATTCATGAATTCTTCTCCATCGCTCTTTGAGTTCTCCAGCATCTTTACTGCCACAG GGATCGATAGAGTGCTGTGGCTGCCGTCAACAAGAGAACCACAAATGTGGCTACCGATGATGTTGCTGAAAAACAAGAATGCAGGCAAACA TGTTTGCAGTACTATCCAG ATGCAACTAGCCCTTGGCCCAACAAGGTTCGCTTACACAGACATCACTGCGATCACTAGCCACTTCAGAGACAAGCTGGGCCAAGGAGGCTATGGGTCCGTGTACAAAGGTGTGCTTCCCGGTGACATCCATGTTGCCATCAAAATGTTGGTCAGTTCCATGTCCAATGGAGAAGAATTCATCAGTGAGGTGTCCAGCATCGGAAGCATTCACCATGTCAACGTAGTGCGTCTGGTGGGTTTCTGCTCGGAGGAAATGAGGAGGGCTCTTGTCTATGAGTACATGCCTCATGGATCTCTTGAGAAGTACATCTTCTCGCCCGAGAAGAGTTTCTCCTGGGACAAGCTCAATCAGATTGCTCTGGGCATTGCCAGAGGGATCGACTATCTGCACCGAGGGTGCGATATGCAGATATTACATTTCGACATCAAGCCTCACAACATCCTGTTGGACAGTGACTTCACCCCAAAAGTCGCTGACTTTGGACTGGCGAAACTGTACCCCAGGGACAACAGCTTTTTGCCGGTGAGCGCTGCGCGGGGAACAGTTGGCTACATAGCTCCCGAGATGGTGTCCCGTAGCTTTGGCGCCATATCTTCGAAGTCTGATGTCTATAGCTTTGGGATGTTGTTGCTGGAGATGGCCGGGGGGCGGAGGAACGTGGACCCACAAGCGTCAAGAAGCCAGACGTACTACCCGTCATGGGTGTACAATCAGCTGTCTCGGCAAGAGGTGGGTGGGATCTCGGAGGTTGTTGGTATCCATCAGGTCGAGAGGAAGCTGTGCATCGTTGCGCTGTGGTGCATCCAGATGAAGCCAGACGACCGGCCAGCCATGAGCGAGGTGCTAGACATGCTCGAAGCTGGCATCGATGGCCTCGAGATGCCTCCCGAGCCCTTCTTCTGCGGGGACGAGTTCGCCCCTGCTGCAGATTCTTCAGTATTATCAGAGATAAGTACATTCCCAGAGTGA